Proteins encoded together in one Aurantiacibacter aquimixticola window:
- a CDS encoding AbgT family transporter produces MTEFPASAQQYDRGKRNAFTRFLDGVEWLGNLLPHPVTLFALLAIGIVLLSGLFGWLGVAVADPRPAGAANVAEDGMIRAVSLMDGDGVRRIFTGLVDNFTGFAPLGVVLVAMLGVGVAEKSGLLSAAVRSLVMGAPPKLVTVAIVFAGIISNTASEVGYVVLIPLGGAIYYALGRHPLAGMAAAFAGVSGGYSANLLIGTIDPLLAGITQEAAQLIDPEYTVLATANWYFMFVSTFLVAIIGSLVSIYIVEPKLGPYDASKADPSILDDGMMQPLQDNERKGLRWAGIALLGVLGLMALTLVPEWGVLRNAETGDRMDSPFFDGFVVWILIFFIAIGYAYGRAAGTMKTDRDVIEAMSAALGALGLYIVLVFVAAQFVAFFGWTNLGAITAVTGANFLVETGMTGPTVFFAFILICAIINLSLGSASAQWAVTAPIFVPMLMLIGYSPEAIQAAYRIGDSTTNIITPMMSYFGLILAWATRYQKDLGVGTLIAMMLPYTIFFITAWSLFFYLWTFVFGLPVGPGSPTYYTPAG; encoded by the coding sequence ATGACCGAATTCCCCGCCTCCGCCCAGCAATATGACCGTGGCAAGCGCAACGCCTTCACCCGCTTCCTCGACGGGGTGGAGTGGCTCGGCAATCTGCTGCCGCATCCGGTCACGCTGTTCGCGCTGCTCGCGATCGGTATCGTGCTGCTCAGCGGTCTGTTCGGCTGGCTTGGCGTGGCGGTGGCCGATCCGCGGCCTGCGGGCGCGGCGAATGTGGCGGAGGATGGGATGATCCGCGCGGTCAGCCTGATGGATGGCGACGGGGTACGGCGCATCTTCACCGGGCTGGTCGATAATTTCACCGGCTTTGCGCCGCTGGGGGTGGTGCTGGTCGCCATGCTCGGCGTGGGCGTGGCGGAGAAGTCCGGCCTGCTGAGCGCGGCGGTTCGCAGCCTCGTCATGGGCGCGCCGCCCAAGCTGGTGACGGTCGCCATCGTGTTCGCGGGCATCATCTCCAACACCGCGTCCGAAGTCGGCTATGTCGTGCTGATCCCGCTGGGCGGCGCGATCTATTACGCGCTCGGCCGCCATCCGCTGGCGGGCATGGCGGCGGCGTTTGCAGGCGTATCGGGCGGCTATTCGGCGAACCTGCTGATCGGCACGATCGACCCGCTGCTGGCCGGTATCACGCAGGAAGCGGCGCAGCTGATCGACCCCGAATACACCGTGCTGGCGACGGCGAACTGGTATTTCATGTTCGTCTCCACCTTCCTCGTCGCCATCATCGGTTCGCTGGTGAGCATCTATATCGTCGAGCCAAAACTCGGGCCTTACGATGCGAGCAAGGCCGACCCCAGCATCCTCGATGATGGCATGATGCAGCCGCTCCAGGACAATGAGCGTAAGGGTCTGCGCTGGGCGGGCATCGCTTTGCTCGGTGTGCTCGGCCTGATGGCGCTGACGCTGGTGCCCGAATGGGGCGTGCTGCGGAATGCGGAGACGGGGGACCGGATGGACAGCCCCTTCTTCGACGGTTTCGTCGTGTGGATCCTCATCTTCTTCATCGCCATCGGCTATGCATACGGCCGCGCGGCGGGGACGATGAAGACCGACCGCGACGTGATCGAGGCGATGTCAGCCGCGCTCGGCGCACTCGGCCTCTATATCGTGCTGGTGTTCGTCGCCGCGCAGTTCGTGGCGTTCTTCGGCTGGACCAATCTGGGCGCGATCACGGCGGTGACGGGCGCGAATTTTCTCGTCGAAACCGGCATGACCGGGCCGACCGTCTTCTTCGCCTTCATCCTGATCTGCGCGATCATCAATCTCTCGCTCGGCAGCGCATCGGCGCAGTGGGCGGTGACGGCGCCGATCTTCGTGCCGATGCTGATGCTGATCGGTTATTCGCCCGAAGCGATCCAGGCCGCCTATCGCATCGGCGACAGCACGACCAATATCATCACCCCGATGATGAGCTATTTCGGTCTGATCCTCGCTTGGGCAACGCGCTACCAGAAGGATCTGGGCGTCGGCACGCTGATCGCAATGATGCTGCCCTACACGATCTTCTTCATCACCGCGTGGAGCCTGTTCTTCTACCTCTGGACATTCGTGTTCGGCCTGCCCGTCGGCCCCGGCTCGCCGACCTATTACACGCCCGCGGGATGA
- the thiC gene encoding phosphomethylpyrimidine synthase ThiC — MADINSQFEIGVTTGPIRGSRKIHVGDRKVAMREIDLEPSAGEPPVRVYDTSGPYTDPEAKIDIRAGLAALRREWQLERGDVEEYDAREIKPEDNGQLGPDRSGGVPAFPNVARRVLRAKPGKNLSQMHYARAGIITPEMEYVAERENLGRAALKDVDRDGGQSWGAEIPDYVTPEFVRDEVARGRAIIPSNVNHPECEPMAIGRNFLVKINANIGNSAVASDVANEVDKMVWSIRWGADTVMDLSTGRNIHDTREWIIRNSPVPIGTVPIYQALEKVGGIAEDLTWEIFRDTLIEQAEQGVDYFTIHAGVRLPYVPMTAKRVTGIVSRGGSIMAKWCLSHHKESFLYEKFDEITEICKAYDIAYSLGDGLRPGSIADANDEAQFAELYTLGELTKRAWEQDVQVMIEGPGHVPMHKIKENMDKQLEACGEAPFYTLGPLVTDIAPGYDHITSGIGAAQIGWYGTAMLCYVTPKEHLGLPDRDDVKVGVVTYKLAAHAADLAKGHPAAKVRDDALSKARFEFRWRDQFNLSLDPDTAEQYHDQTLPAEGAKTAHFCSMCGPKFCSMKITQEVRDFAAKQNSDSYLASENIKRETPPEARENAEEGMEEMSRRYKEGGDLYVPADE, encoded by the coding sequence ATGGCCGACATCAACTCGCAATTCGAAATCGGCGTTACCACCGGGCCTATCCGCGGCAGCCGCAAGATTCACGTGGGTGACCGCAAGGTGGCCATGCGCGAGATCGACCTGGAACCCAGCGCTGGCGAGCCGCCGGTGCGGGTGTACGACACCTCCGGACCTTACACCGACCCCGAAGCCAAGATCGACATCCGAGCCGGCCTCGCTGCGCTGCGCCGCGAGTGGCAGCTCGAACGCGGCGATGTGGAGGAATACGACGCTCGCGAGATCAAGCCGGAGGACAATGGCCAGCTCGGACCCGATCGCTCGGGCGGCGTCCCCGCTTTCCCCAATGTCGCCAGGCGCGTTCTGCGGGCGAAGCCGGGCAAGAACCTCAGCCAGATGCACTACGCGCGGGCGGGCATCATCACGCCAGAGATGGAATATGTCGCCGAGCGCGAGAATCTCGGCCGCGCGGCGCTGAAGGACGTCGACCGCGATGGCGGCCAGTCATGGGGCGCGGAAATCCCCGATTATGTCACCCCCGAATTCGTACGGGACGAAGTGGCGCGCGGGCGGGCGATCATCCCCTCCAACGTCAACCACCCTGAATGCGAGCCGATGGCGATCGGGCGCAATTTCCTGGTCAAGATCAACGCCAATATCGGCAATTCCGCCGTGGCGAGTGACGTGGCGAACGAGGTCGACAAGATGGTCTGGTCGATCCGCTGGGGCGCGGACACCGTCATGGACCTCAGCACAGGCCGCAACATCCACGACACGCGCGAATGGATCATCCGCAACAGCCCCGTCCCCATTGGCACCGTGCCGATCTACCAGGCGCTGGAAAAGGTCGGCGGGATTGCCGAAGACCTCACCTGGGAAATCTTCCGCGACACGCTGATCGAACAGGCCGAACAGGGCGTCGACTATTTCACCATCCACGCCGGCGTGCGCCTGCCCTATGTCCCGATGACCGCCAAGCGCGTGACCGGCATCGTGTCGCGCGGCGGATCGATCATGGCGAAATGGTGCCTCTCCCACCACAAGGAGAGCTTCCTCTACGAGAAGTTCGACGAGATCACCGAGATCTGCAAGGCCTACGACATTGCCTATTCGCTGGGCGACGGCCTGCGCCCCGGCTCCATCGCCGACGCCAATGACGAGGCGCAGTTTGCCGAGCTCTACACGCTGGGCGAGCTGACCAAGCGCGCCTGGGAGCAGGACGTGCAGGTGATGATCGAAGGCCCCGGCCACGTGCCGATGCACAAGATCAAGGAGAATATGGACAAGCAGCTGGAGGCGTGCGGCGAAGCGCCCTTCTACACGCTCGGCCCGCTCGTCACCGATATCGCGCCGGGATACGACCACATCACCAGCGGCATCGGCGCGGCGCAGATCGGCTGGTACGGCACCGCGATGCTCTGCTACGTCACGCCCAAGGAACATCTCGGCCTGCCCGACCGTGACGATGTGAAAGTGGGCGTGGTGACCTACAAGCTAGCAGCCCACGCCGCCGACCTCGCCAAGGGCCACCCGGCCGCCAAGGTCCGCGACGACGCGCTGTCCAAGGCCCGCTTCGAATTCCGCTGGCGCGACCAGTTCAACCTGTCACTGGACCCCGACACGGCCGAGCAATATCACGACCAGACCCTCCCGGCAGAAGGCGCCAAGACCGCCCACTTCTGCTCCATGTGCGGCCCCAAATTCTGCTCGATGAAGATCACGCAGGAAGTGCGCGACTTCGCGGCGAAGCAGAACTCGGACAGCTATCTCGCGAGCGAAAACATCAAACGCGAGACCCCGCCCGAAGCGCGCGAGAACGCGGAAGAGGGGATGGAGGAGATGTCGCGGCGGTACAAAGAAGGCGGCGACCTCTACGTCCCCGCCGACGAGTGA
- a CDS encoding DUF4304 domain-containing protein: protein MEAALKAHVLPKLRALGFAGSMPHFRRSRSGAVDLLCFQYRSGGGSFVVEIGRVAEDGFDFHGKHIPAAKAKVSHTRERHRLGSELRVNWGDHWYAFADRDADEVAKEVSAELDRDEVWALVDRLAVLGDGSKG from the coding sequence ATGGAGGCCGCGCTTAAGGCGCATGTCTTACCGAAACTGCGTGCGCTCGGCTTCGCCGGCTCCATGCCGCATTTCCGCCGCAGCCGCAGCGGGGCGGTGGACCTGCTCTGCTTCCAGTATCGCTCGGGCGGAGGCAGTTTCGTCGTGGAGATCGGCCGCGTGGCGGAAGACGGCTTCGACTTCCACGGCAAGCACATCCCCGCCGCGAAAGCGAAAGTCTCGCATACGAGGGAACGACACCGCCTCGGCTCCGAACTGCGCGTGAACTGGGGCGATCACTGGTACGCCTTCGCCGACCGCGATGCCGACGAGGTAGCGAAGGAAGTGTCCGCAGAACTCGACCGCGACGAAGTCTGGGCGCTCGTCGACCGGCTGGCTGTACTGGGCGATGGAAGCAAGGGCTGA
- a CDS encoding DUF2585 domain-containing protein yields MGKLVPDRRAAILSLAIAVAAVLVLLAMGRPPICECGYVKLWHGQINDAGNSQHIADWYTPSHIIHGMIFYALGWWLFVRQGWGGEHGARWGIVLAVALESAWEILENTQMVINRFRDVTANFGYSGDSVLNSAADIGWMAFGFWLALRLPVRVTVALALIGELVAALVVRDNLTLNVIMLLFPIEAIAEWQAAGGVH; encoded by the coding sequence ATGGGCAAACTCGTTCCGGATCGTCGCGCCGCCATCCTTTCGCTCGCCATCGCCGTCGCAGCAGTGCTCGTCCTGCTCGCAATGGGCCGTCCGCCGATCTGCGAATGCGGCTATGTGAAGCTGTGGCACGGCCAGATCAACGATGCGGGGAACAGCCAGCATATCGCCGACTGGTACACGCCCAGCCACATCATTCACGGCATGATCTTCTACGCGCTCGGCTGGTGGTTGTTCGTGCGGCAGGGGTGGGGCGGCGAACACGGCGCGCGCTGGGGCATCGTGCTGGCGGTGGCGCTGGAAAGCGCGTGGGAGATTCTCGAAAATACGCAAATGGTCATCAACCGCTTCCGCGATGTCACCGCGAATTTCGGCTATTCGGGCGACAGCGTGCTGAATTCCGCCGCCGATATCGGCTGGATGGCGTTCGGATTCTGGCTCGCTTTGCGGCTGCCGGTGCGCGTTACCGTGGCGCTTGCGCTGATCGGCGAATTGGTCGCCGCGCTGGTCGTGCGCGACAATCTGACGCTCAATGTCATCATGCTGCTGTTCCCGATAGAGGCGATTGCGGAATGGCAGGCGGCGGGCGGGGTGCATTGA
- a CDS encoding helix-turn-helix domain-containing protein, producing the protein MVVSDTPSQLTRRQRECMTLVAEGQTAKEIARALGISHRTVEQHIATAIETLGASNRLGAVARFVDLEQAEQSRNNSADERAAFMLQSPSSPSESELLEESDAAADKTSEAVERWPFLPPIGGSRNAAPRKVRLGWVVRIGILALMLTCILILSIFGLVELAP; encoded by the coding sequence GTGGTCGTATCCGATACCCCATCCCAGCTCACACGACGGCAGCGTGAATGCATGACCTTGGTCGCCGAAGGGCAGACGGCCAAGGAAATCGCCCGTGCTCTTGGAATTTCGCATCGCACCGTCGAACAGCACATCGCTACCGCAATCGAAACGCTGGGAGCGAGCAACAGACTGGGTGCTGTCGCACGCTTTGTCGACCTCGAGCAGGCCGAACAGTCCAGGAATAATTCTGCTGACGAGCGAGCGGCTTTCATGTTGCAATCGCCATCCTCGCCGTCGGAAAGCGAGCTTCTCGAAGAAAGCGATGCCGCTGCAGACAAAACTTCCGAGGCCGTTGAAAGGTGGCCGTTCTTGCCGCCAATAGGCGGCTCTCGGAATGCGGCTCCGCGGAAAGTCCGATTGGGTTGGGTCGTTCGTATCGGAATTCTGGCGCTCATGCTCACCTGCATCCTTATTCTATCCATTTTCGGTTTGGTTGAGTTGGCGCCGTGA